Proteins from a genomic interval of Streptomyces sp. NBC_00820:
- a CDS encoding sensor histidine kinase has translation MARSSRQPDDSFAEEARGELSSRAARALWWGTAGLVLSVLGPLVLVAGTEHGRRLPVAVALVLSQACTLKWQARAPVAVLAANAATGLAVWALLPAVTLTGALLAAQFTLCVLSATRPRRVSVWALVAMCLPTPLAFGAGGVAGLTVYLLTVVLAWTAGQWRRAQQARTRAETRRAVVEERARIAREVHDVVAHTLSVMVVQASAADDVFTERPEQARQAVRAIETGARSALGELRLLLRAFGPETLEGGPGAVEGGAGERREPGPSLARLDELADTVRATGMTVHVHREGATDGLPAAVDLAAYRIVQEALTNTLRHAAGATESRVSVTADEECVKVMVVDNGRTSLGRSAAEGAGRGLVGMKERARLVGGSLRAGPLPQGGFEVAARLPVEGGS, from the coding sequence GTGGCCCGCAGCAGCAGACAGCCGGACGACTCGTTCGCCGAGGAAGCGCGGGGCGAGCTGTCGTCCCGGGCGGCCCGTGCGCTGTGGTGGGGGACGGCCGGCCTGGTGCTCTCGGTCCTCGGCCCCTTGGTGCTCGTCGCCGGCACGGAGCACGGCCGACGACTGCCCGTGGCCGTGGCCCTGGTCCTGTCGCAGGCCTGCACCCTGAAGTGGCAGGCGCGCGCCCCGGTCGCCGTACTGGCCGCGAACGCGGCGACGGGGCTCGCCGTCTGGGCGCTGCTGCCCGCAGTGACATTGACGGGGGCGCTCCTCGCCGCGCAGTTCACCTTGTGCGTGCTGTCGGCCACCAGGCCGCGGCGGGTCTCGGTGTGGGCGCTCGTGGCGATGTGCCTGCCGACGCCGTTGGCGTTCGGGGCGGGCGGCGTGGCGGGGCTGACGGTCTATCTGCTGACGGTGGTCCTGGCGTGGACCGCGGGGCAGTGGCGCAGGGCGCAGCAGGCGCGGACGAGGGCGGAGACGCGCCGGGCCGTGGTGGAGGAGCGCGCGCGGATCGCGCGGGAGGTGCACGACGTCGTGGCGCACACCCTGTCGGTGATGGTCGTTCAGGCGAGCGCCGCTGATGATGTTTTCACCGAGCGGCCCGAACAGGCCCGTCAGGCGGTACGGGCCATCGAGACGGGTGCACGGTCGGCGCTCGGCGAACTACGCCTGCTGCTGCGGGCGTTCGGGCCCGAGACGCTAGAGGGCGGCCCCGGGGCGGTGGAAGGCGGGGCCGGGGAACGGCGCGAGCCGGGGCCCTCGCTCGCCCGCCTGGACGAGCTGGCCGATACCGTGCGCGCGACCGGGATGACCGTGCACGTGCATCGCGAGGGAGCCACCGACGGGCTGCCGGCCGCGGTGGACCTGGCGGCGTACCGGATTGTCCAGGAGGCCCTCACCAATACGCTGCGCCACGCCGCCGGTGCCACCGAGTCGAGGGTGAGCGTGACGGCCGACGAAGAGTGCGTGAAGGTCATGGTGGTCGACAACGGGCGTACGTCGCTCGGTCGTTCAGCCGCGGAGGGAGCGGGGCGCGGTCTGGTGGGGATGAAGGAGCGCGCACGCCTTGTGGGTGGCAGCCTGCGTGCCGGTCCGCTGCCCCAAGGCGGGTTCGAGGTGGCGGCGCGGCTGCCGGTGGAGGGCGGATCATGA
- a CDS encoding DUF3046 domain-containing protein: MRLTVFWQRMTEHFGRGYAESFARDHVMSELGGRTVNEALDAGWEAKEVWRVVCSVMDVPAERH; the protein is encoded by the coding sequence ATGCGGTTGACGGTCTTCTGGCAGCGGATGACGGAACATTTCGGGCGTGGCTATGCCGAATCCTTCGCGCGCGATCACGTCATGTCCGAACTGGGTGGACGCACGGTGAACGAGGCGCTGGACGCCGGCTGGGAGGCCAAGGAGGTCTGGCGCGTGGTCTGCTCGGTCATGGACGTGCCGGCCGAGAGGCACTGA
- a CDS encoding response regulator transcription factor, which yields MTLRVVVADDQALVRTGFRMIIDARDDLEVVGEASDGQEAVRLTRELAPDVVLMDVRMPVVDGIEATRQIAECGSRARVLVLTTWDVDTHVVAALRAGASGFLLKDIRPTELVDAIRLTARGDALLAPSVLSRVLDRYLRTTPDPEPPPSLRDLSRREREVLTLIGQALSNAEIAQRLRLSESTVKNHVTAVLRKLGLRDRVQAVVAAYDHGLVRPRRP from the coding sequence ATGACGCTGCGTGTGGTGGTGGCCGACGACCAGGCACTGGTCCGTACCGGATTCCGCATGATCATCGACGCCCGGGACGACCTGGAGGTGGTCGGTGAGGCGTCCGACGGTCAGGAGGCGGTGCGGTTGACGCGGGAACTGGCGCCCGACGTGGTGCTGATGGACGTACGCATGCCTGTCGTGGACGGCATCGAGGCGACCCGGCAGATCGCGGAGTGCGGCAGTCGGGCCCGAGTGCTCGTGCTGACCACCTGGGACGTGGACACGCACGTGGTCGCTGCCCTGCGGGCCGGGGCCAGTGGCTTCCTGCTGAAGGACATCCGCCCCACCGAACTCGTCGACGCCATCCGCCTCACCGCGCGCGGTGACGCGCTGTTGGCGCCGAGCGTGCTGAGCCGCGTCCTCGACCGGTACCTGCGCACCACACCCGACCCGGAGCCGCCGCCCTCCCTGCGGGACCTCTCCCGCCGCGAGCGGGAGGTGCTCACCCTGATCGGGCAGGCGCTGTCGAACGCGGAGATCGCTCAGCGGCTGCGCCTGTCGGAATCCACCGTCAAGAACCACGTCACCGCGGTGCTGCGCAAACTGGGCCTGCGCGATCGCGTCCAGGCCGTCGTCGCTGCCTACGACCACGGCCTCGTGCGGCCGCGCCGCCCCTGA
- a CDS encoding AraC family transcriptional regulator, which translates to MAGSGERARHWRYTELPGVDLLRARYIHKTFVRHTHEHFVIAAIADGVEVFQHHGSDVSAGAGALALVNPDTTHTGRAGVPEGWRYGAVYPSPEVVARIAAETSTIRGTPGFVSPVLDDPYTVRLVHQVLRAAEEGNALAADTLLRVAVTRLLRLNGGPLPQRSPRTAGAALAARARAVLADRMTAPPTLERLATDLGTSPFALLRAFRDAYGMPPHTWLTDARVRRARSLLDLGTAPAEAAVAVGFTDQPHLNRHFTRIVGVPPGAYQRERKNVQDPDRPSGLPSGT; encoded by the coding sequence ATGGCGGGTTCAGGGGAGCGGGCGCGGCACTGGCGGTACACGGAGCTGCCCGGCGTCGACCTGCTGCGCGCCCGGTACATCCACAAGACCTTCGTCCGGCACACCCACGAGCACTTCGTGATCGCGGCCATCGCCGACGGGGTCGAGGTCTTCCAGCACCACGGTTCCGACGTGTCCGCGGGCGCGGGAGCGCTCGCGCTGGTCAACCCGGACACCACGCACACCGGCCGGGCCGGCGTTCCCGAGGGCTGGCGCTACGGCGCGGTCTACCCGTCACCCGAGGTGGTGGCCCGGATCGCGGCCGAGACCAGCACGATCCGGGGCACGCCCGGCTTCGTCAGTCCGGTCCTCGACGATCCGTACACCGTCCGCCTGGTCCACCAGGTGCTCCGCGCCGCCGAGGAGGGCAACGCGCTCGCCGCCGACACCCTGCTGCGCGTGGCCGTGACCAGGCTGCTGCGGCTGAACGGGGGCCCGCTGCCGCAGCGCAGCCCACGGACGGCCGGAGCCGCGCTCGCCGCACGCGCGCGTGCCGTCCTCGCGGACCGGATGACCGCACCGCCGACCCTGGAGCGCCTCGCCACCGATCTGGGAACCAGCCCCTTCGCCCTGCTGCGGGCGTTCCGCGACGCCTACGGCATGCCACCGCACACCTGGCTGACCGACGCCCGGGTGCGCCGCGCCCGGTCCTTGCTGGACCTGGGGACCGCCCCCGCCGAGGCGGCCGTCGCCGTCGGCTTCACCGACCAGCCCCACCTCAACCGGCACTTCACCCGGATCGTCGGCGTGCCCCCGGGCGCCTATCAGCGCGAGCGCAAGAACGTACAAGACCCGGACAGGCCTTCGGGCCTACCGTCCGGGACGTGA
- a CDS encoding AzlC family ABC transporter permease produces MTQQHTALADRDRPADHTAKPDRAVVRDALGVGVAVGLSGFAFGVTSAGSGLGLLQTCALSLLVFTGASQFALVGALAAGGNPFAAAAGALFLGVRNAFYGLRLSQLLALPRAVRPLAAQWVIDETTAVTLAQPNRRAARIGFTVTGLTLYVLWNLTTLLGALGAKAIGDTGAWGLDAAGPAVFLALLAPMLRTATERAVAGLAVLLGLGLLPVLPAGVPVLVAALAAPAALFVKGRRISARGDGDGDGAATVLPIVSRASEEDR; encoded by the coding sequence GTGACACAGCAACACACAGCACTCGCGGACCGGGACCGGCCGGCCGACCACACGGCCAAGCCCGACCGCGCCGTCGTACGCGACGCCCTGGGAGTCGGCGTCGCCGTAGGACTGTCCGGATTCGCCTTCGGCGTCACCTCGGCCGGCAGCGGGCTCGGGCTGCTCCAGACCTGCGCCCTCAGCCTCCTCGTCTTCACGGGCGCCTCCCAGTTCGCCCTGGTGGGCGCACTCGCCGCCGGAGGCAACCCGTTCGCGGCCGCCGCGGGCGCCCTCTTTCTGGGCGTGCGCAACGCCTTCTACGGACTGCGGCTGTCGCAGCTGCTGGCCCTCCCACGCGCGGTGCGGCCGCTGGCGGCCCAGTGGGTGATCGACGAGACGACGGCGGTGACCCTGGCCCAGCCGAACCGCCGTGCCGCGCGGATCGGCTTCACCGTCACCGGCCTCACCCTGTACGTCCTGTGGAACCTGACCACGCTGCTCGGCGCGCTCGGCGCCAAGGCCATCGGGGACACCGGCGCGTGGGGCCTGGACGCGGCCGGACCCGCCGTCTTCCTGGCCCTGCTCGCCCCCATGCTGCGGACGGCCACCGAGCGCGCGGTCGCCGGGCTCGCGGTCCTCCTGGGCCTCGGGCTGCTGCCGGTCCTGCCGGCCGGCGTACCGGTCCTGGTGGCGGCGCTCGCGGCGCCCGCCGCCCTGTTCGTGAAGGGCCGCCGCATCAGCGCTCGCGGTGACGGTGACGGCGACGGCGCCGCGACGGTCCTGCCCATCGTGTCGCGCGCATCGGAGGAAGACCGTTGA
- a CDS encoding AzlD domain-containing protein: protein MNTWIAIGVTVLGCYAVKLAGLLVPAGAMERPLVKRLAALLPVALLAALTAQQTFADGHALVLDARAAGLGAAGVALMLRAPFLLVVAAAVVVTAGVRALGG, encoded by the coding sequence TTGAACACCTGGATCGCGATAGGCGTCACCGTTCTCGGCTGCTACGCCGTCAAGCTCGCCGGGCTGCTCGTGCCCGCCGGCGCCATGGAGCGGCCGCTCGTGAAGCGGCTCGCCGCCCTGCTCCCGGTCGCCCTCCTCGCCGCGCTCACCGCCCAGCAGACGTTCGCCGACGGGCACGCGCTCGTGCTGGACGCCCGGGCCGCGGGGCTGGGCGCCGCCGGCGTCGCGCTGATGTTGCGCGCACCGTTCCTGCTGGTCGTCGCGGCGGCGGTGGTGGTGACGGCGGGAGTACGCGCCCTCGGCGGGTGA
- a CDS encoding AI-2E family transporter, with the protein MPRWLPRAMVLALALVATFQLGSWAFHQLTGLLINVLIAFFLALAIEPAVSWMASRGMRRGLATFLVFLGLTVLAAGFVTLLGSMLAGQIIKMIEGFPEYLDSLINWINHTFHMSLKRVDVQEGLLHSDWLRKYAQNSAAGVLDVSAQVLGGLFQLLTVMLFSFYFAADGPRLRRALCSVLPPARQAEALRAWEIAVDKTGGYLYSRGLMALISGTAHYILLQALGVPYAPVLGVWVGLVSQFIPTLGTYLAGALPMLIAFTVDPWYAVWVLVFVVIYQQFENYMLQPKLTSKTVDIHPAVAFGSVIAGTALLGAVGALISIPAAATLQAFLGAYVKRYAVTDDPRVLGHRTRRPGGSGVLTRVRRLRERRAAAEEA; encoded by the coding sequence ATGCCGCGCTGGCTGCCGCGCGCCATGGTGCTCGCGCTCGCGCTCGTCGCCACGTTCCAGCTGGGCAGCTGGGCCTTCCACCAGCTGACGGGCCTGTTGATCAACGTGTTGATCGCGTTCTTCCTGGCCCTCGCCATAGAGCCCGCGGTGAGCTGGATGGCGTCCCGCGGGATGCGCAGGGGACTCGCCACCTTCCTGGTCTTCCTCGGCCTGACGGTCCTCGCCGCGGGATTCGTCACGTTGCTCGGATCCATGCTGGCCGGCCAGATCATCAAGATGATCGAGGGATTCCCGGAATACCTTGACTCGCTCATCAACTGGATCAATCACACGTTCCACATGAGCCTCAAGCGGGTGGATGTCCAGGAGGGCCTGCTCCACTCCGACTGGCTGCGCAAGTACGCGCAGAACAGCGCGGCCGGCGTCCTCGACGTGTCCGCCCAGGTGCTCGGCGGCCTCTTCCAGCTCCTCACCGTCATGCTGTTCTCGTTCTACTTCGCCGCCGACGGCCCCCGGCTGCGCCGCGCCCTGTGCTCCGTCCTGCCGCCCGCCCGTCAGGCAGAGGCGCTGCGCGCCTGGGAGATCGCCGTCGACAAGACCGGCGGCTACCTCTACTCGCGCGGTCTCATGGCGCTCATCTCCGGGACGGCGCACTACATCCTGCTGCAGGCGCTCGGTGTGCCGTACGCGCCCGTGCTCGGTGTCTGGGTCGGCCTCGTGTCGCAGTTCATCCCGACCCTCGGCACCTATCTCGCGGGTGCGCTGCCGATGCTGATCGCGTTCACCGTCGATCCCTGGTACGCGGTCTGGGTGCTGGTGTTCGTCGTGATCTATCAGCAGTTCGAGAACTACATGCTGCAGCCCAAGCTGACGTCCAAGACCGTCGACATCCATCCGGCCGTCGCCTTCGGCTCGGTGATCGCCGGTACCGCGCTGCTGGGCGCGGTCGGCGCGCTGATCTCCATCCCGGCGGCCGCCACGCTCCAGGCCTTCCTCGGGGCGTACGTGAAGCGGTACGCCGTAACGGACGATCCCCGCGTGCTCGGGCACCGCACCCGTCGTCCGGGCGGTTCGGGGGTGCTCACGCGCGTACGGCGGCTGCGCGAACGGCGGGCCGCCGCGGAGGAGGCCTGA
- a CDS encoding ATP-dependent helicase gives MVSPAHRALEGFSPATRGWFTGAFSAPTAAQAGAWQAIGEGSDVLVVAPTGSGKTLAAFLAALDQLTSTPPPADPKKRCRVLYVSPLKALAVDVERNLRSPLTGIRQESVRLGLPEPEVKVGIRSGDTPAAERRALATRPPDILITTPESLFLMLTSAARDALAGIDTVILDEVHAVAGTKRGAHLALSLERLDELLPKPARRIGLSATVRPVDEVARYLSPHRKVEIVQPQSGKEFDLSVVVPVEDMGELGGAPAADGGDGAEKASIWPHVEERITDLVQSHRSTIVFVNSRRLAERLCNRLNEIAYERATGEPLDEHHSPAQLMGGSGAAQGAPMVIARAHHGSVSKEQRALVEEDLKAGRLPAVVATSSLELGIDMGAVDLVVQVESPPSVASGLQRVGRAGHQVGAVSTGVVFPKYRGDLVQSAVVTERMRSGEIESLRVPSNPLDVLAQQLVAMTALDTWQYDDLLATVRRAAPFASLPESAFTATLDMLAGRYPSDAFAELRPRVVWDRVAGTITGRPGAQRLAVTSGGTIPDRGLFGVFLAGSDPKKGGGRVGELDEEMVYESRVGDVFTLGTSSWRIEDITRDRVLVSPAPGVPGRLPFWKGDQLGRPLELGRAVGAFLREVGSLSEEDARLRLLAAGLDAWAADNVLSYLDEQREACGHIPDDRTIVVERFRDELGDWRVVIHSPFGAQVHAPWALALGARLSERYGMDAQVMHADDGIVLRLPDADLMGLDLLDQEPGENGALLGTAFDSEQPPVGAADVAFDKGEVDQIVTDQVGGSALFASRFRECAARALLLPRRNPGKRTPLWQQRQRSAQLLQVASEFGSFPIVLEAVRECLQDVFDVPGLVELMGDLESRKVRLVEVTTPEPSPFARSLLFGYVAQFLYEGDSPLAERRAAALSLDSRLLAELLGQAELRELLDAEVLTELERELQWLTEDRRVKDVEGVADRLRLLGPLTDAELAERGAEPQWAPELAAARRAIRVRVAGVEHWAAIEDAGRLRDALGTALPVGVPEAFTEPVKDPLGDLLARYARTHGPFTSAAAAARFGLGAAVTDGALQRLAANGRVVQGEFHPAGIGQEWCDAAVLRRLRRRSLAALRHELEPVPPAALAQFLPQWQHIGKGHGLRGLDGLVRAIEQLQGASVPASALEKLILPSRVADYTPSMLDELTAAGEVVWAGAGSLPGKDGWVSLYLADNAPLLLPEPHPLELSPLHQSVLDALSGGYGLFFRQIADQVRATTHPAATDHQLADTLWDLAWSGRLTNDTLAPMRSLLGSGRTAGSTAHRAKRSVPRGRYGSLTSAARAASRSGPPTVAGRWSLLPVAEPDATVRAHARARALLDRHGVVTRGAVGAEGVEGGFSAVYRVLSAFEESGQARRGYVVEGLGAAQFAMDGAVDRLRAVSNARDRAEGLPGPGLANSFMPPSSTGTPPFPGSAHTTPGTFDQPDGGFAHPGLDGDFTWPPADQTGASGDFTWPSTDQTGASGSPARLPKSHRAAPGDHVSPRDQVSADPFASPGYGGPRGAGAASPYGATAGRGFGSRRTGPSAPDPRAVVLAAADPANAYGAALPWPEPPTGAGHKPGRKAGSLVVLVEGELTLYMERGGKTLLAWPSAPDTAAADDPRLRMAAEALAAAARAGSIGTVTVERINGSPALTSPTGALLEGAGFIATPRGLRLRS, from the coding sequence ATGGTCAGTCCCGCACACCGAGCCCTCGAAGGCTTCTCCCCCGCGACCCGCGGCTGGTTCACGGGGGCGTTTTCCGCGCCCACCGCGGCCCAGGCGGGCGCGTGGCAGGCCATCGGCGAGGGCTCGGACGTGCTGGTGGTCGCCCCGACCGGCTCGGGCAAGACGCTGGCCGCCTTCCTCGCCGCTCTGGACCAGCTGACCTCGACCCCTCCCCCGGCCGACCCGAAGAAGCGCTGCCGGGTGCTGTACGTGTCCCCTCTGAAGGCGCTCGCGGTCGACGTCGAGCGCAACCTGCGCAGCCCGCTGACCGGCATCCGCCAGGAGTCCGTGCGCCTGGGCCTGCCCGAGCCCGAGGTCAAGGTCGGCATCCGCTCCGGGGACACCCCCGCCGCCGAGCGGCGCGCGCTGGCCACGCGGCCGCCGGACATCCTGATCACCACCCCCGAGTCGCTGTTCCTGATGCTAACGTCGGCCGCGCGTGACGCTCTCGCGGGCATCGACACGGTGATCCTGGACGAGGTGCACGCGGTCGCGGGCACCAAGCGCGGCGCGCACCTCGCGCTGTCCCTGGAGCGGCTGGACGAACTGCTGCCGAAGCCGGCCCGCCGGATCGGCCTGTCGGCGACCGTCCGCCCGGTGGACGAGGTCGCCCGCTATCTCTCGCCGCACCGCAAGGTGGAGATCGTCCAGCCGCAGTCCGGCAAGGAGTTCGACCTGTCGGTGGTCGTCCCCGTCGAGGACATGGGCGAGCTGGGCGGTGCTCCGGCGGCCGACGGCGGCGACGGCGCGGAGAAGGCCTCCATCTGGCCGCATGTGGAGGAGCGGATCACCGACCTGGTCCAGTCCCACCGGTCGACGATCGTCTTCGTCAACTCGCGGCGTCTGGCGGAGCGGCTGTGCAACCGGCTCAACGAGATCGCCTACGAGCGCGCGACCGGTGAGCCGCTGGACGAGCACCACTCCCCGGCGCAGCTGATGGGCGGCTCGGGCGCGGCGCAGGGCGCTCCCATGGTGATCGCCCGCGCGCACCACGGCTCGGTCTCCAAGGAGCAGCGCGCCCTGGTGGAGGAGGACCTGAAGGCCGGCCGCCTGCCCGCGGTGGTCGCCACTTCCAGCCTCGAACTGGGCATCGACATGGGCGCCGTCGACCTCGTGGTCCAGGTCGAGTCCCCGCCCTCGGTCGCCTCCGGGCTCCAGCGCGTGGGCCGCGCGGGGCACCAGGTGGGCGCGGTCTCCACCGGTGTGGTCTTCCCCAAGTACCGGGGCGACCTGGTGCAGTCGGCGGTGGTCACCGAGCGGATGCGCTCGGGTGAGATCGAGTCCCTGAGGGTGCCGTCGAACCCGCTGGACGTGCTCGCCCAGCAGCTCGTCGCCATGACGGCACTGGACACCTGGCAGTACGACGACCTGCTCGCCACGGTCCGCCGCGCGGCCCCCTTCGCGTCGCTCCCCGAGTCGGCCTTCACGGCCACCCTCGACATGCTCGCCGGCCGCTACCCGTCGGACGCCTTCGCCGAACTGCGCCCGCGCGTGGTGTGGGACCGCGTGGCCGGCACGATCACCGGCCGTCCGGGGGCCCAGCGCCTCGCCGTCACCTCCGGCGGCACCATCCCCGACCGGGGCCTCTTCGGGGTCTTCCTCGCCGGCTCCGACCCCAAGAAGGGGGGCGGCCGGGTCGGCGAGCTGGACGAGGAGATGGTGTACGAGTCCCGGGTGGGCGACGTCTTCACGCTGGGCACCAGCTCCTGGCGCATCGAGGACATCACGCGGGACCGGGTCCTGGTCTCCCCCGCGCCCGGAGTACCGGGCCGGCTGCCGTTCTGGAAGGGCGACCAGCTGGGCCGCCCGCTCGAACTGGGCCGCGCGGTGGGCGCCTTCCTGCGCGAGGTCGGCTCGCTGTCCGAGGAGGACGCCCGGCTGCGCCTGCTCGCCGCGGGCCTGGACGCGTGGGCGGCGGACAACGTGCTGTCCTACCTGGACGAACAGCGTGAGGCCTGCGGCCACATCCCGGACGACCGCACGATCGTGGTCGAACGCTTCCGTGACGAGCTGGGCGACTGGCGGGTCGTCATCCACTCCCCCTTCGGCGCCCAGGTGCACGCTCCCTGGGCGCTGGCGCTCGGTGCCCGTCTCTCCGAGCGGTACGGCATGGACGCGCAGGTCATGCACGCCGACGACGGCATCGTGCTGCGCCTGCCCGACGCCGACCTGATGGGCCTGGACCTGCTGGACCAGGAACCCGGCGAGAACGGCGCCCTCCTCGGCACGGCGTTCGACAGCGAGCAGCCACCGGTCGGCGCGGCGGACGTCGCCTTCGACAAGGGTGAGGTCGACCAGATCGTCACCGACCAGGTCGGCGGCTCGGCCCTGTTCGCCTCCCGGTTCCGTGAGTGCGCCGCCCGCGCGCTGCTGCTGCCGCGTCGCAACCCCGGCAAGCGCACCCCGCTGTGGCAGCAGCGCCAGCGCTCCGCCCAACTGCTCCAGGTGGCGAGCGAGTTCGGGTCGTTCCCGATCGTCCTGGAAGCGGTCCGTGAGTGTCTCCAGGACGTCTTCGACGTCCCCGGGCTCGTGGAGCTGATGGGCGACCTCGAGTCCCGCAAGGTCCGCCTGGTCGAGGTCACCACCCCGGAGCCGTCGCCCTTCGCGCGCTCCCTCCTCTTCGGGTACGTCGCCCAGTTCCTGTACGAGGGAGACTCCCCGCTCGCCGAACGCCGTGCGGCCGCCCTCTCTCTCGACTCCCGGCTGCTGGCCGAGCTGCTGGGCCAGGCGGAGCTGCGTGAACTGCTCGACGCGGAGGTGCTGACCGAGCTGGAGCGCGAACTCCAGTGGCTCACCGAGGACCGCCGCGTCAAGGACGTCGAGGGCGTCGCCGACAGACTGCGGCTGCTCGGCCCGCTGACCGACGCCGAGCTGGCCGAGCGCGGCGCCGAGCCGCAGTGGGCGCCGGAGCTGGCCGCCGCCCGACGGGCCATCAGGGTCCGCGTCGCGGGCGTGGAGCACTGGGCGGCCATCGAGGACGCGGGCCGGCTGCGCGACGCGCTCGGCACGGCGCTGCCGGTCGGCGTGCCCGAGGCCTTCACCGAGCCGGTCAAGGACCCGCTCGGGGACCTCCTGGCGCGCTACGCCCGTACCCACGGCCCGTTCACCTCGGCCGCCGCCGCGGCACGGTTCGGCCTCGGAGCGGCGGTCACCGATGGCGCGCTGCAACGGCTCGCCGCGAACGGCCGAGTCGTGCAGGGGGAGTTCCATCCCGCGGGCATCGGCCAGGAGTGGTGCGACGCGGCCGTACTGCGCCGTCTGCGGCGCCGGTCGCTGGCCGCGCTGCGGCACGAGCTGGAGCCGGTGCCGCCTGCCGCGCTCGCCCAGTTCCTGCCGCAGTGGCAGCACATCGGCAAGGGGCACGGCCTGCGCGGCCTGGACGGGCTGGTCCGCGCCATCGAGCAGTTGCAGGGCGCGTCGGTGCCCGCCTCCGCGCTGGAGAAGCTGATCCTGCCGTCCCGCGTGGCGGACTACACGCCGTCGATGCTCGACGAACTCACCGCCGCGGGCGAGGTGGTGTGGGCCGGTGCGGGCTCCCTGCCCGGCAAGGACGGCTGGGTCTCCCTGTATCTGGCGGACAACGCCCCGCTGCTGCTGCCGGAGCCTCACCCGCTGGAGCTCTCCCCGCTCCACCAGTCCGTCCTGGACGCCCTGTCCGGGGGCTACGGCCTGTTCTTCCGGCAGATCGCCGACCAGGTCCGCGCCACCACGCATCCGGCCGCCACCGACCACCAACTGGCCGACACCCTGTGGGACCTGGCCTGGTCCGGCCGGCTCACCAACGACACCCTCGCCCCGATGCGCTCCCTGCTGGGCTCCGGCCGTACAGCCGGCTCAACGGCCCACCGCGCCAAGCGCAGCGTCCCGCGCGGGCGTTACGGCTCCCTGACGTCCGCGGCCAGGGCCGCCTCGCGTTCGGGACCGCCGACCGTCGCCGGCCGCTGGTCCCTGCTCCCCGTAGCCGAACCGGACGCCACCGTGCGCGCCCACGCGCGGGCCCGTGCCCTGCTGGACCGGCACGGCGTGGTGACCCGGGGAGCGGTCGGCGCGGAGGGCGTCGAGGGTGGTTTCTCGGCGGTGTACCGGGTGCTGTCCGCCTTCGAGGAGAGCGGCCAGGCCCGGCGCGGCTACGTCGTCGAGGGGCTGGGCGCCGCCCAGTTCGCGATGGACGGCGCGGTCGACCGCCTGCGCGCGGTGTCCAACGCCCGCGACCGCGCCGAGGGCCTGCCAGGCCCCGGCCTGGCGAACAGCTTCATGCCGCCCAGCAGCACCGGCACCCCGCCCTTCCCCGGCAGCGCCCACACCACCCCCGGCACCTTCGACCAGCCCGACGGCGGCTTCGCCCACCCGGGCCTGGACGGCGACTTCACCTGGCCACCGGCGGACCAGACTGGCGCGTCCGGCGACTTCACGTGGCCATCCACGGACCAGACGGGCGCGTCCGGTTCCCCCGCCCGGCTCCCGAAGAGCCACCGCGCCGCCCCGGGCGACCACGTCTCGCCCCGCGACCAGGTCTCCGCCGACCCGTTCGCCTCTCCGGGTTACGGCGGCCCCCGAGGCGCCGGCGCCGCCTCCCCCTACGGCGCGACGGCGGGCCGGGGCTTCGGCAGCCGTCGTACCGGCCCCTCGGCTCCCGACCCGCGCGCGGTGGTCCTGGCCGCGGCCGACCCGGCCAACGCCTACGGCGCCGCACTCCCCTGGCCCGAGCCACCGACCGGGGCCGGGCACAAGCCGGGCCGCAAGGCGGGCTCGCTGGTCGTCCTGGTGGAGGGTGAGCTGACGCTGTACATGGAGCGGGGCGGCAAGACACTGCTGGCCTGGCCGTCGGCCCCGGACACCGCCGCCGCCGACGACCCGCGCCTGCGCATGGCGGCGGAGGCCCTGGCCGCGGCGGCCCGCGCGGGTTCGATCGGCACGGTGACGGTCGAGCGGATCAACGGCTCCCCGGCCCTGACCTCCCCGACAGGCGCCCTCCTGGAAGGAGCGGGCTTCATCGCGACCCCGCGCGGCCTGCGCCTGCGGTCCTGA
- a CDS encoding GOLPH3/VPS74 family protein: MTDDLASLMYLLAHDEAAEGPYDRSRTELLVRAAALVDLALRGRLREVSGTVSVSGTEPTDDPVLDGVLGDAAGHGWKSLVRRHRKRTLTEVEDRLTAAGLLTVKAPRTLFGTRRLTVTDRAVPAALRARVSAALHGDGPVREIPAADAALLALAAAGGIRSIVSRQDQKTFRARIDACTGRLAALAPGLESAVRALPTTVIAAQGGMGGS, from the coding sequence ATGACCGACGACCTGGCCAGCCTCATGTATCTGCTCGCCCACGACGAAGCGGCCGAAGGCCCCTACGACCGTTCCCGGACGGAGTTGCTGGTCCGTGCCGCCGCCCTGGTCGACCTCGCGTTGCGCGGCCGGCTGAGGGAGGTCAGCGGCACGGTCTCCGTGTCCGGCACGGAACCGACCGACGACCCCGTCCTGGACGGCGTTCTGGGCGACGCGGCCGGCCACGGCTGGAAGTCTCTCGTGCGCCGCCACCGCAAGCGGACCCTGACGGAGGTGGAGGACCGGCTCACCGCGGCGGGACTCCTCACCGTGAAGGCGCCCCGCACCCTCTTCGGCACCCGGCGGCTGACCGTGACGGACCGCGCCGTGCCCGCCGCACTCCGCGCCCGCGTGTCCGCGGCGCTGCACGGGGACGGACCCGTGCGGGAGATCCCCGCCGCCGACGCCGCACTGCTGGCGCTGGCCGCGGCGGGCGGCATCCGCTCGATCGTGTCACGGCAGGACCAGAAGACCTTCCGGGCACGTATCGACGCCTGCACGGGGCGCCTTGCCGCCCTCGCGCCCGGCCTGGAGTCAGCTGTACGCGCTCTGCCGACGACCGTGATCGCGGCACAGGGCGGCATGGGCGGCAGCTGA